One Spirochaetota bacterium DNA window includes the following coding sequences:
- a CDS encoding bifunctional 4'-phosphopantothenoylcysteine decarboxylase/phosphopantothenoylcysteine synthetase yields LDMICLNDVSRCDAGFGTDTNVITIFTRNRERIELPLLSKREIASRIVERIEIELCMKDA; encoded by the coding sequence TCTGGATATGATATGCCTTAATGATGTAAGCAGATGCGATGCAGGATTTGGAACGGATACGAATGTTATCACGATATTTACAAGGAATAGGGAGCGAATAGAGCTTCCCCTCCTATCAAAAAGAGAGATTGCATCTCGAATTGTTGAAAGAATTGAGATTGAATTATGTATGAAAGATGCTTAA
- the xseB gene encoding exodeoxyribonuclease VII small subunit has translation MEKKGKTSSKLTFEKALRDLENIARLLEGGEIGLEKSIEEFEKGIKLAKYCHEKLEEAERKIEILQKGEDKRIEKKSIKVKEDTGEIEDDKDIQGSLL, from the coding sequence TTGGAAAAGAAAGGAAAGACATCCAGCAAACTGACCTTTGAAAAGGCTTTAAGGGATCTTGAGAATATTGCGAGACTCCTGGAGGGGGGGGAAATTGGTCTTGAGAAATCCATTGAAGAATTTGAAAAAGGGATTAAACTCGCAAAATACTGTCATGAGAAGTTGGAGGAGGCAGAGAGGAAAATTGAGATATTACAAAAGGGTGAAGATAAAAGAATTGAAAAGAAGAGTATAAAGGTTAAGGAAGACACAGGAGAGATCGAAGACGATAAGGATATTCAGGGTTCATTGTTATGA
- a CDS encoding KpsF/GutQ family sugar-phosphate isomerase encodes MRINGETDNYLEFARSVLSIEIESIKSLSTSLDEQFIRAIDIINKCKGRVVITGMGKSGIICKKIAATMTSTGTQAIFMHPSEAMHGDLGLINKKDVIIALSNSGETDEIICLIPHLKLIKNKIIAITSNPESTLAKESDVLLSYTIKREGCPLNLAPMASTTTVLALGDAIAAVLMMSKNIKEEDFYLFHPNGRLGQILLQVSDLMKKENLPIVKRETPLREVIQKMVLTNFGAIFIEGSKGHLRGIITDGDIKRFFDIDEDILNKRASDLMNPNPKWIYENRLAREALLLMEENRITVLPVLNKNKKIIGLIHIHDIVKHNYGRNR; translated from the coding sequence ATGAGGATTAATGGGGAAACTGATAATTATCTTGAATTCGCGCGGAGTGTCCTATCAATTGAGATTGAATCTATAAAATCACTTTCAACGAGTCTTGATGAGCAATTCATAAGAGCAATCGACATAATTAACAAATGTAAGGGCAGGGTTGTTATCACCGGAATGGGTAAATCTGGTATTATCTGCAAAAAGATAGCAGCGACCATGACCTCCACAGGAACACAGGCAATCTTTATGCATCCATCAGAGGCGATGCATGGAGACCTTGGTTTAATAAACAAAAAAGATGTGATTATAGCATTATCCAATTCAGGGGAGACTGATGAAATAATATGTTTAATCCCCCATCTGAAACTTATAAAGAATAAAATAATTGCCATAACCTCAAATCCAGAATCCACGCTAGCTAAGGAATCAGATGTGTTGCTCTCATATACCATAAAAAGGGAAGGCTGTCCGTTAAATCTCGCTCCTATGGCGAGCACTACAACAGTCCTTGCCCTTGGCGATGCAATTGCAGCAGTTTTAATGATGTCTAAAAATATTAAAGAGGAGGATTTTTATCTCTTCCATCCTAATGGTAGGTTGGGACAGATACTCTTACAGGTAAGCGATTTGATGAAAAAGGAGAATCTTCCTATTGTTAAGAGGGAAACCCCATTACGAGAAGTTATTCAAAAAATGGTATTAACAAATTTTGGCGCTATTTTTATTGAAGGCTCAAAGGGACATCTTAGAGGAATAATAACCGACGGGGATATTAAAAGATTTTTTGATATAGATGAAGACATCCTAAATAAGAGAGCGAGTGATTTAATGAATCCTAATCCTAAGTGGATATATGAGAATAGACTTGCACGAGAGGCTCTTCTCCTAATGGAGGAAAACCGAATCACTGTGCTGCCAGTACTTAATAAGAATAAAAAAATTATTGGGCTTATACATATCCATGATATTGTAAAACATAACTATGGGAGAAATAGATGA
- the lspA gene encoding signal peptidase II yields MKKHIYAAIIFIVSLTLDIVTKYIVVKHIALHERIDILGSFIQLILLYNKGGLFGILQGYQSFFLILSIIVLAFLILIYIYEKNKTSLFCASIALIISGAVGNIIDRISGRPGVVDFIYIGNDRIFRWPAFNIADAVIVIGAFLLIIIYYKEEKKRRIQMNNNQ; encoded by the coding sequence ATGAAGAAACATATCTATGCAGCAATTATTTTCATTGTTTCTCTAACGCTTGATATTGTTACAAAATATATTGTTGTTAAGCATATAGCTTTACATGAAAGGATTGACATATTAGGCAGTTTTATTCAACTTATACTACTATATAATAAGGGAGGTCTATTCGGGATACTTCAAGGATACCAGAGTTTCTTCTTAATCTTATCCATTATCGTTTTAGCATTTTTAATATTGATCTACATTTATGAAAAGAATAAGACCAGCTTATTCTGCGCTTCCATAGCTTTAATTATTTCAGGGGCGGTAGGTAATATTATAGATAGAATTTCAGGAAGGCCTGGAGTTGTTGACTTTATATATATTGGGAATGACAGGATCTTCCGCTGGCCTGCCTTTAATATTGCTGATGCGGTGATTGTTATTGGAGCCTTTCTCTTAATCATAATATATTATAAAGAGGAGAAGAAGAGAAGGATTCAGATGAATAACAATCAATAG
- the xseA gene encoding exodeoxyribonuclease VII large subunit: MTTMDDKFYTITELTKIIKGSLEENPNLINTWIKGEISNLTYHSSGHIYFTLKDENAIISLVFFKYLNKNLSFRLEEGMNLLAFGGINVFEKRGSYQFIVSEVRLEGIGELQQRIEQLKKKLMAEGIFDTKHKKDIPVLPRRIGIVTSPTGAAIRDILKVAMRRFPNIEFILAPAKVQGEDAAFSIARGIEELNNPQWDIDIIIAGRGGGSFEDLMPFNEEIVIRAFYNSRVPIISAVGHQIDHPLCDDAADYAAPTPSAAAEISTPVKRELLDYIDNLSLRSQNALTSRIMELKTRIEGILNLRIFRNPKEIIYNHELLLTDIENHLISLMKDCIVEKRNNILMLPDLNILIKHIIKDKIHRYSIGIQGLEKLSPIGILKRGYSISTDIKENIIKSISKLKIGDIMNVHFHDGSTNCTVNQIDKGVKIGKERKDIQQTDL; encoded by the coding sequence ATGACCACTATGGATGACAAATTTTATACAATAACTGAGTTAACCAAAATCATAAAGGGGAGTCTGGAGGAGAATCCTAATCTAATAAATACATGGATAAAGGGTGAAATTTCAAACCTTACCTACCATTCATCAGGTCACATTTATTTTACACTTAAAGATGAGAATGCAATAATATCATTGGTTTTTTTTAAATATTTAAACAAGAATCTTTCTTTCAGATTGGAAGAGGGTATGAATTTGCTCGCTTTTGGAGGTATAAATGTATTCGAAAAAAGGGGGAGTTATCAGTTTATAGTATCAGAGGTAAGGCTTGAGGGGATCGGTGAACTTCAACAAAGAATTGAACAGTTGAAAAAAAAATTGATGGCTGAAGGCATTTTTGACACAAAGCATAAGAAGGATATCCCCGTCCTCCCACGTCGAATTGGTATTGTCACATCCCCAACCGGAGCAGCCATTAGAGATATACTAAAGGTTGCCATGAGGAGATTTCCCAACATTGAGTTTATCCTTGCCCCAGCAAAGGTGCAGGGGGAGGATGCAGCTTTTTCGATTGCTAGAGGTATAGAGGAATTAAACAATCCTCAATGGGATATCGATATTATAATAGCAGGTAGGGGTGGAGGATCCTTTGAGGACCTAATGCCATTCAATGAGGAGATTGTAATACGAGCTTTTTATAACTCAAGAGTCCCGATTATCTCTGCCGTTGGTCATCAGATAGATCACCCACTATGCGATGATGCTGCTGACTATGCTGCCCCAACACCATCCGCTGCGGCTGAGATATCCACACCTGTGAAGAGGGAGTTACTTGATTATATAGATAATCTCAGCTTAAGATCTCAAAATGCCCTTACTTCCCGCATCATGGAACTAAAAACGAGGATTGAGGGTATTTTGAACCTGCGGATTTTTAGAAATCCAAAGGAGATAATCTACAATCATGAGTTATTACTAACTGATATTGAGAATCATCTGATCTCGCTTATGAAGGATTGTATAGTTGAAAAAAGGAACAATATCTTGATGCTTCCAGATTTAAACATACTAATCAAACATATAATCAAGGATAAGATTCACAGATATAGTATTGGGATACAAGGCTTGGAGAAACTCTCCCCAATCGGAATCTTAAAAAGGGGTTATTCAATATCTACTGATATTAAGGAGAATATAATTAAGAGCATTTCAAAACTTAAGATAGGTGATATAATGAATGTTCATTTTCATGACGGTTCAACTAACTGCACAGTAAATCAAATTGATAAAGGGGTAAAAATTGGAAAAGAAAGGAAAGACATCCAGCAAACTGACCTTTGA